ATCGCAGAAGTAGGTTAGTCATTACAAAATTAATAAAGTATTAATCAGTTTGTTCAATTGCATATCATTTAATTGTTACTATTTTTGTAGTTGTGATACAAAAGAAAATAAATATAAAAAACAAACGAGCCCGTTTCGATTTTGAAATTTTGGATACGTATACTGCCGGACTAGTATTGGGAGGTACCGAAATAAAATCGATTCGATTAAGCAAAGCTTCTATTTCAGAAAGTTTTTGTGAATTTAACGAGCGTGGAGAACTTTTTATCATCAATATGCAGATTGATGAATATTCGCACGGTACACACTTTAATCACGCTCCTAAAGCA
This genomic stretch from Cellulophaga algicola DSM 14237 harbors:
- the smpB gene encoding SsrA-binding protein SmpB, with the protein product MQKKINIKNKRARFDFEILDTYTAGLVLGGTEIKSIRLSKASISESFCEFNERGELFIINMQIDEYSHGTHFNHAPKAQRKLLLNRGELRKLEKEVKNTGLTIIPLNLFLNDRGLAKINIGLAKGKKLYDKRETMKDRDNKKDLDRIKKSFNN